From Balaenoptera acutorostrata chromosome 8, mBalAcu1.1, whole genome shotgun sequence, the proteins below share one genomic window:
- the SLC23A3 gene encoding solute carrier family 23 member 3, which translates to MSRSPPNAIQLRSVGSQSTMASLPQLSAVQNPSSHSWTSLCGSPPWGLSCLLALQHILVLASLLCASHLLLLQSLPAGGLSSSPAQLLASSLFSCGVSTALQTWMGSRLPLIQAPSLEFLIPGLVLTSQKLPLTTRTPGNSSLVLRLCGGPGCHGLELWNTSLREVSGAVVVSGLLQVTLGLFGGPGHLFPHCGPLVLAPSLIVAGLSAHREVALFCSAHWGLASLLILLMVVCSQHLGSRLLPPHPWRPASTSPTHTHIPVFRLLSVLIPVACVWIISALLGLSIIPRELSAEAPWFWLPHPAEWHWPLLTPRALAAGISMALAASTSSLGCYALCGQLLHLPSPPPHACSRGLSLEGLGSVLAGLLGSPMGTASSFPNVGTVSLLQAGSRRVAHLVGLLCVVLGLSPRLVQLLTTIPLPVLGGVLGVTQAVVLSTGFSSFHLADIDSGRNVFIVGFSIFMALLLPRWFREAPVLLSTGWSPLDVLLRSLLTEPIFLAGLLGFFLENTIPGTQLERGLGQGLPSSFTAQEVRMPQKSREKAAQEYELPFSIQNLCPCIPQPLRCLCPLPEDSGNEEGGPSEPGETADLLPGFGEQCPGSSREELRSQ; encoded by the exons ATGAGCCGATCACCCCCCAACGCCATACAACTCCGATCCGTGGGCTCCCAGAGTACCATGGCTTCCCTGCCGCAACTGTCTGCTGTCCAAAATCCCTCCTCTCACTCTTGGACCTCTCTGTGTGGGTCTCCTCCCTGGGGCCTCAGCTGTCTTCTGGCTCTGCAG CATATCTTGGTCCTGGCTTCTCTGCTCTGCGCCTCCCACCTGCTCCTGCTTCAAAGTCTCCCTGCAGGAGGactctcttcctctcctgcccAGCTCCTGGCCTCCAGCCTCTTTTCATGTGGCGTGTCTACAGCCCTGCAAACTTGGATGGGCAGCAG GCTGCCTCTTATCCAGGCTCCATCCTTAGAGTTTCTTATCCCTGGTCTGGTGCTGACCAGTCAGAAGCTACCTCTGACCACCCGGACACCTGGAAACT cctcccttgtgCTGCGCCTGTGTGGGGGACCTGGCTGCCATGGCCTGGAGCTCTGGAACACTTCTCTCCGAGAA GTGTCCGGGGCCGTGGTGGTCTCCGGGCTGCTGCAGGTCACGCTGGGGCTGTTCGGGGGTCCTGGCCACTTGTTCCCCCACTGTGGGCCCCTGGTGCTGGCCCCCAGCCTAATTGTGGCAGGGCTCTCGGCCCACAGGGAGGTAGCCCTGTTCTGCTCTGCTCACTGGGGCCTGGCATCGCT GCTTATCCTGCTCATGGTGGTCTGTTCTCAGCACCTGGGCTCCCGCCTGTTACCGCCGCACCCCTGGAGGCCAGCTTCAACTTCTCCAACCCACACTCACATCCCTGTCTTCAGGCTCCTCTCG GTGCTGATCCCAGTAGCTTGTGTGTGGATCATCTCTGCCCTTCTGGGTCTCAGCATCATCCCCCGGGAGCTGTCTGCCGAGGCACCGTGGTTTTGGCTGCCTCACCCAG ctGAGTGGCACTGGCCCTTGCTGACACCCAGGGCTCTGGCTGCAGGCATCTCTATGGCCTTGGCAGCTTCCACCAGCTCCCTGGGCTGCTACGCCCTGTGTGGCCAGCTGCTGCATTTGCCTTCTCCACCTCCGCATGCCTGTAGCCGAGGGCTGAGCCTGGAGGGTCTGGGCAGTGTGCTGGCCGGGCTGTTGGGGAGCCCCATGGGCACTGCATCCAGCTTCCCCAACGTGGGCACAGTGAGTCTTCTCCAG GCTGGATCTCGGCGAGTGGCCCACTTGGTGGGGCTGCTCTGCGTGGTGCTTGGGCTCTCCCCGAGGCTGGTCCAGCTCCTCACCACCATCCCGCTGCCTGTGCTTG GTGGGGTGCTGGGGGTGACCCAGGCCGTGGTTCTGTCCACTGGATTCTCCAGCTTCCACTTGGCTGACATTGACTCTGGGCGGAATGTCTTCATTGTTGGCTTCTCCATCTTCATGGCCCTGTTGCTGCCAAGATGGTTTCGGGAAGCTCCAGTCCTACTGAGCACAG GCTGGAGCCCCTTGGATGTGTTACTACGCTCACTGCTCACAGAGCCCATCTTCCTGGCAGGACTCTTGGGCTTCTTCCTAGAGAACACCATTCCTG GCACACAGCTTGAGCGAGGCCTAGGTCAAGGGCTGCCATCTTCTTTCACTGCCCAAGAGGTTCGGATGCCTCAGAAGTCCAGGGAGAAGGCTGCTCAAGAGTATGAGCTTCCTTTCTCCATCCaaaacctgtgtccctgcattccCCAGCCCCTCCGTTGCCTCTGCCCACTGCCCGAAGACTCTGGGAATGAAGAAGGAGGGCCCTCTGAGCCAGGAGAGACAGCCGACTTGCTGCCTGGCTTTGGGGAGCAGTGCCCTGGGTCTAGCAGAGAAGAACTTAGGTCCCAGTAA